In the Deltaproteobacteria bacterium genome, one interval contains:
- the lipB gene encoding lipoyl(octanoyl) transferase LipB: MLLHCIDLSLIEYQQALQLQEELLMQRYRGECEDTLLLLEHPSVFTLGRGGNANNLLTPHDLPVHRVGRGGDVTYHGPGQLVGYPIVHLGAHGRDVHAYLRGLEAVLIQVLSQYDIVAHRAQGLTGVWVGNEKIASIGVGVRHWVTYHGFALNVEPELSYFSDIIPCGLVDVQMTSMASLLARPVAVDTVKPVIVEAFARYFGYKDIVWQNL; encoded by the coding sequence ATGCTTCTCCATTGTATCGACCTTAGCCTTATCGAATATCAACAAGCGCTCCAGCTGCAAGAAGAGCTGTTAATGCAGCGTTATCGTGGTGAGTGCGAAGATACGCTTCTTCTGCTTGAACATCCTTCTGTGTTTACCCTGGGTCGTGGCGGTAATGCCAATAATCTGCTTACCCCACATGACCTTCCGGTGCATCGCGTTGGTCGGGGCGGTGATGTGACGTATCATGGTCCAGGCCAGCTAGTTGGCTATCCTATTGTTCACCTCGGCGCGCATGGGCGTGACGTGCATGCCTATCTGCGCGGGTTAGAGGCGGTCCTGATTCAGGTCTTGTCGCAGTACGATATCGTTGCGCATCGCGCGCAGGGGTTGACCGGAGTTTGGGTAGGAAATGAAAAGATCGCCTCGATTGGGGTCGGGGTGCGGCATTGGGTGACCTACCACGGCTTTGCTCTGAATGTCGAGCCCGAGTTGTCGTATTTCTCTGATATTATTCCCTGCGGTCTCGTTGACGTACAGATGACCTCAATGGCGAGCCTGCTTGCACGGCCAGTAGCGGTTGATACTGTGAAACCAGTCATTGTTGAAGCTTTTGCCCGCTATTTCGGGTACAAGGACATCGTATGGCAGAATTTATAG
- the lpdA gene encoding dihydrolipoyl dehydrogenase: protein MIRGDKAYQYDLVVIGAGPGGYVAAIRAAQLGMTTVVVEKDRAGGVCLNWGCIPSKAILTSAELYEDLKEGERYGIRAQGISIDFPHVIRRSREVADRLAKGVEFLLRKNKVQLVAGTGRLDSPHRVIVDVPGKTPLQLDTAHVLIATGSKERTLPGLEVDGKQILTSYEALVDTEMPRDILIVGGGAIGCEFAYVYSAFGSRVTIVEMEKQLLPGVDTEVAQELEKAFKKKGIEVLTETKYHGIEKFPGRVEVALEYNGDIKTRTANKVLVAVGRVPLSADLGLEVVGIALNRGFIKVNEHMQTSCETVYAIGDVNGPPLLAHAASEEGIAAVEHMAGKREKGIDHLKIPACVYCQPEVAMVGLTEEQAKAKGYTVAIGKFPFMASGKAIAKGHDEGFVKLVVDKEYGEILGCHIIGHGATDLIAEIGLARTLEATTAELTGTVHAHPTLSEAIMEAALSAEGRGINF, encoded by the coding sequence ATGATACGTGGTGATAAGGCCTACCAATACGATCTGGTGGTGATCGGTGCTGGGCCGGGTGGTTATGTGGCAGCGATTCGTGCTGCGCAGTTGGGCATGACGACCGTTGTGGTCGAGAAAGATCGTGCTGGTGGTGTCTGCCTCAACTGGGGCTGTATTCCCTCGAAGGCGATCTTAACCTCGGCGGAACTGTATGAAGACTTAAAGGAAGGTGAACGCTACGGCATTAGAGCCCAAGGAATCTCGATCGATTTTCCGCATGTGATTCGACGGTCGCGTGAAGTCGCTGACCGGTTGGCAAAAGGCGTAGAGTTCTTGCTCCGTAAGAACAAAGTGCAACTGGTTGCTGGTACGGGCCGCTTAGACAGCCCTCATCGAGTGATTGTGGATGTCCCAGGAAAAACGCCTCTACAACTAGACACCGCGCATGTGCTTATTGCCACCGGTTCTAAGGAACGAACCCTACCAGGGTTGGAAGTCGACGGGAAACAGATTCTGACGAGCTATGAGGCGTTAGTCGATACGGAAATGCCTAGAGATATTCTCATTGTCGGTGGTGGTGCGATCGGCTGTGAGTTTGCCTATGTGTACAGTGCCTTCGGCAGCCGTGTGACGATTGTCGAAATGGAAAAGCAACTGCTGCCAGGCGTCGATACTGAAGTTGCACAGGAACTGGAGAAGGCCTTCAAGAAAAAGGGGATCGAAGTTCTTACCGAAACCAAGTATCACGGAATCGAGAAATTTCCTGGCCGCGTGGAGGTTGCCCTTGAATATAATGGCGACATAAAAACGCGCACTGCAAACAAAGTGTTAGTCGCGGTTGGGCGCGTGCCGCTCAGTGCGGACTTAGGATTAGAAGTCGTAGGGATCGCGTTGAATCGCGGCTTCATTAAAGTGAATGAGCACATGCAGACCTCCTGTGAGACAGTCTACGCCATTGGGGATGTGAACGGGCCGCCGTTATTGGCTCACGCCGCGTCGGAAGAAGGTATCGCTGCGGTTGAGCACATGGCCGGCAAGCGTGAGAAAGGTATCGACCATCTCAAGATACCGGCGTGTGTTTATTGTCAGCCAGAGGTCGCCATGGTTGGGTTGACCGAAGAGCAAGCCAAAGCGAAAGGCTATACGGTGGCGATCGGAAAATTCCCCTTCATGGCGTCGGGCAAAGCCATTGCCAAAGGCCATGACGAAGGGTTTGTCAAACTTGTGGTTGATAAAGAGTATGGCGAGATTTTGGGCTGCCATATCATTGGCCACGGAGCAACGGATCTCATCGCCGAAATCGGTCTGGCGCGCACGCTCGAAGCAACGACTGCTGAGTTGACCGGCACGGTCCATGCCCATCCCACGTTGTCAGAAGCGATCATGGAAGCGGCGTTGAGTGCGGAGGGAAGAGGGATAAACTTTTAG
- a CDS encoding 2-oxo acid dehydrogenase subunit E2: protein MAIEIVMPKLSDTMEEGKILKWLKNVGDKIEMGDIIAEVETDKADMEMEALDAGILAEIRVREGESIAVGGVIAILSEDGVGVTVGASPSKSEGVKLAVSVPPSVVEVEEKEKPIAEAPMPLPQASGVQALPIPERKVRELREPRPRRESHEATGDGERVLASPLVKRMAEEHHIDLGQVSGSGPNGRIIKQDIEAYLAKAPAQPSSTRASVGEPTPAPVVTPMVTSGGTKQTFSRMRATIAKRMADSMREVPHFYVTCEVDMSEAVRLRTALKASDRVQSDVTYTHFLIKAVAIALERHPRLNAAFAEDGRELKAEINIGIAVSLEDGLIVPVLHHCNKLSLLDIASQGNALVERARSGKPAGDDLSGGTFTISNMGMLPIEHFTAIINQPQGAILAVGAIKERPVVRNGQVVIAHTMMVTLSSDHRILDGVTSGQFLTEVKKLLENPVGLMV from the coding sequence ATGGCCATTGAGATCGTTATGCCGAAGCTGAGCGATACGATGGAAGAGGGGAAAATCCTCAAGTGGCTCAAAAATGTCGGGGACAAGATCGAGATGGGCGATATCATCGCCGAAGTCGAGACCGACAAAGCCGACATGGAGATGGAAGCGTTGGATGCCGGTATCTTGGCGGAAATTCGCGTCCGCGAAGGAGAGTCTATCGCGGTCGGTGGTGTCATCGCTATCCTCAGTGAAGATGGAGTTGGTGTAACCGTCGGCGCATCACCGTCGAAAAGTGAAGGAGTAAAGCTTGCTGTGTCTGTTCCGCCTTCTGTAGTTGAGGTGGAGGAAAAGGAAAAGCCTATTGCAGAGGCGCCCATGCCGCTACCGCAAGCCTCAGGGGTGCAAGCGTTGCCCATACCAGAGCGGAAAGTACGCGAACTCCGCGAGCCTCGTCCGCGACGTGAATCACACGAAGCGACTGGAGATGGTGAACGCGTCCTTGCTTCGCCGTTAGTCAAGCGGATGGCAGAAGAGCATCACATCGACCTGGGGCAAGTTTCTGGTAGCGGCCCCAACGGTCGTATCATCAAGCAAGATATTGAAGCATATCTCGCCAAGGCCCCTGCCCAACCGTCCTCTACGCGAGCCTCGGTAGGAGAACCGACACCAGCACCGGTTGTGACTCCGATGGTTACGTCAGGCGGGACGAAACAGACATTTTCGCGAATGCGAGCGACTATCGCTAAGCGCATGGCTGATAGCATGCGTGAAGTCCCCCATTTCTACGTGACGTGCGAAGTCGATATGTCTGAAGCCGTGCGCTTACGTACGGCGCTCAAAGCCAGCGATCGCGTCCAATCTGACGTCACGTACACACACTTCCTCATCAAAGCCGTGGCTATTGCACTCGAACGTCATCCACGCCTCAATGCGGCATTTGCCGAGGATGGACGCGAGCTGAAAGCAGAGATTAACATCGGCATCGCTGTATCGCTTGAAGACGGTTTGATCGTGCCAGTGTTGCATCACTGTAATAAACTGTCATTACTCGACATCGCCTCCCAAGGGAACGCGTTGGTGGAGCGGGCGCGGTCAGGAAAACCGGCGGGAGATGATCTTTCTGGTGGCACGTTTACGATCTCGAATATGGGCATGCTACCGATCGAGCATTTCACGGCGATTATCAACCAACCGCAAGGCGCGATTCTCGCAGTCGGCGCCATTAAAGAGCGTCCTGTTGTTCGTAATGGACAGGTGGTGATTGCCCATACGATGATGGTGACACTGTCGAGCGACCATCGCATCTTGGATGGTGTGACCAGCGGGCAATTCTTGACTGAGGTGAAAAAACTCCTAGAAAACCCGGTCGGCCTGATGGTATAG
- a CDS encoding ribonuclease HII: MLPRLDEERALWQQGLSAIAGVDEVGMGPLAGPVVAAAVIFPPDLTSGVDLPTHFPADVRDSKTLTLKSRARLDQEIRAVAVGIGIGVIEVDEIDQINIYQAGLKAMRSALAQLPVMPDHVLIDGRALKDLTVPQKTFIKGDRDIYSIAAASIIAKVHRDRLMMSLDVQYPGYGFARHMGYGTPAHRDAIRRLGPCPVHRRSFRLL; encoded by the coding sequence ATGTTGCCTCGACTCGATGAGGAGCGGGCTCTGTGGCAACAGGGGCTCTCTGCTATTGCAGGCGTTGATGAAGTGGGAATGGGGCCACTGGCAGGACCAGTCGTTGCGGCGGCAGTTATCTTTCCTCCAGACCTTACCTCAGGCGTTGATTTGCCAACACACTTTCCCGCTGATGTCCGCGACTCGAAAACGTTAACCCTGAAATCCCGCGCACGGCTGGATCAGGAGATCCGTGCGGTCGCTGTCGGGATCGGTATTGGCGTCATCGAAGTTGACGAGATCGACCAGATTAACATCTACCAGGCTGGCCTGAAGGCGATGCGGTCAGCGTTGGCTCAACTTCCTGTCATGCCCGACCACGTCCTCATTGATGGCCGTGCGTTGAAAGACCTCACGGTGCCGCAAAAAACCTTCATCAAAGGGGATCGCGACATCTACTCCATCGCTGCTGCGTCGATCATTGCGAAAGTCCATCGCGATCGGCTGATGATGTCACTCGATGTGCAGTACCCTGGGTATGGATTCGCACGACACATGGGGTATGGGACACCGGCCCATCGTGACGCCATTCGTCGCCTGGGCCCATGTCCGGTCCATCGACGCTCGTTTCGGCTGTTGTAA
- a CDS encoding class I SAM-dependent methyltransferase, protein MSSPFTPEMFDRMDDSDDALFYASPRKVVHIDDGAIAAAGQAIAEILPPNGVLLDLMSSWRSHFPQGFAKQKLVGLGLNAEEMADNPDLDEHFVHDLNVNPRLPFVDETFGGAVVTVSIQYMTRPLETFAEIARILKPSAPFLVLYSNRMFPTKAVRVWQSLRDGARASLIRAYFDHAGGFETPEFRDFSLTPGISDPLFAVWARKTATR, encoded by the coding sequence ATGTCCTCTCCATTTACCCCCGAAATGTTCGACCGCATGGATGACAGTGACGATGCTTTGTTCTATGCCTCTCCGCGGAAGGTGGTCCATATCGATGATGGTGCCATTGCTGCTGCCGGTCAGGCGATTGCCGAGATATTACCGCCCAATGGTGTGTTACTCGACTTGATGAGCAGTTGGCGTTCACACTTCCCTCAAGGGTTCGCTAAGCAGAAACTCGTCGGCCTTGGTCTCAATGCGGAGGAAATGGCAGATAATCCCGATCTGGATGAGCATTTTGTCCACGATCTCAACGTGAATCCACGTCTGCCATTTGTTGATGAAACCTTTGGTGGTGCGGTGGTCACGGTCTCGATCCAGTACATGACTCGCCCGCTGGAAACGTTTGCTGAGATAGCTCGTATCTTGAAGCCGTCCGCACCGTTTCTTGTTCTGTATTCAAACCGTATGTTTCCAACGAAAGCCGTACGCGTGTGGCAATCGTTACGTGATGGCGCACGCGCGAGTCTCATCCGCGCCTATTTTGATCATGCCGGTGGGTTTGAAACCCCGGAGTTTCGCGACTTTAGTCTCACGCCGGGAATTTCTGATCCGCTCTTTGCCGTATGGGCACGGAAGACAGCTACGAGGTGA
- a CDS encoding SDR family oxidoreductase, with product MNLAGKTAVVTGGASGIGRGIALRLAREGANVAIFDINLTGAGNVADEIRMQGRKALACHVDVTNRAQIDAAVQLTRKELGPIQILVNDAGIGTFVPLAEMTEAQWDQMIAIHLKGTFSCTKACVQDMIDAKWGRVVNISSVAGLGGAAGLTHYSAAKAAIIGFTRALAQELGPMGVTVNAIAPGLIDTPILFKDGRITGRMQKFIDMTAQRSPVRRVGAPADIAAACAYLASPDASFLTGQVVSPNGGMYT from the coding sequence ATGAACTTGGCGGGAAAGACTGCCGTCGTAACTGGTGGAGCCTCAGGAATCGGGCGCGGAATCGCGCTACGACTTGCTCGTGAAGGTGCAAATGTCGCTATTTTCGACATTAACCTTACCGGTGCGGGAAACGTTGCTGATGAAATCCGCATGCAAGGCCGTAAAGCACTGGCCTGTCACGTTGACGTAACGAACCGTGCGCAGATTGATGCTGCAGTCCAACTCACACGCAAAGAGCTTGGACCGATTCAGATCTTAGTGAATGATGCAGGGATCGGAACGTTCGTGCCGTTAGCGGAGATGACTGAAGCGCAGTGGGATCAGATGATTGCCATTCATCTGAAAGGGACGTTCAGTTGCACGAAGGCCTGTGTGCAAGACATGATCGATGCGAAGTGGGGAAGGGTAGTCAACATTTCCTCGGTTGCCGGTTTAGGCGGCGCCGCAGGTTTAACTCATTATTCTGCGGCCAAAGCGGCCATCATCGGCTTTACCAGAGCACTGGCGCAAGAACTTGGACCGATGGGGGTTACCGTCAACGCTATTGCGCCTGGTTTGATCGACACCCCGATCTTGTTCAAGGACGGACGTATCACTGGTCGCATGCAGAAATTTATCGATATGACGGCTCAACGCTCTCCGGTACGTCGGGTTGGTGCTCCTGCCGATATCGCGGCAGCGTGTGCGTACCTGGCTTCACCAGATGCGAGTTTTCTGACTGGACAAGTTGTGAGCCCAAATGGGGGCATGTACACGTAA
- a CDS encoding diacylglycerol kinase family lipid kinase, giving the protein MRLIVNPTSGRGRGAKVAEQVSRILNARGVVHELCASATPDEPTKLAQAAVKDGCPCVVAIGGDGLVHQVANVLVGTETTLGIIPAGIGNDFVRGLRLPLEIDKAVEVIVDGVDQRVDVGQANDRYFLSVAVIGLAAEINRRANQFKRLRVSALYTALTVISVFLDRPVRFTIQYDGQIRQCFSWLVAIGNTWSSARGMALVPAARADDGILDACIVNGMGKIELLYTFPRVFAGRHIYSTGIDSIRGRELTVSAASPCSVFADGEYVGPLPMTLRAVPRALQVRMPKVRQR; this is encoded by the coding sequence ATGAGATTGATCGTCAATCCAACCTCCGGTCGTGGGCGTGGCGCAAAAGTCGCTGAACAGGTGAGCCGCATACTGAACGCCCGGGGGGTTGTCCATGAACTCTGTGCGAGCGCCACTCCAGACGAGCCCACCAAACTCGCGCAAGCCGCGGTCAAGGACGGGTGTCCGTGTGTGGTGGCGATTGGTGGCGATGGACTTGTACATCAGGTTGCCAATGTTCTAGTTGGAACCGAGACGACGCTCGGCATCATTCCTGCGGGCATAGGCAACGATTTTGTCCGAGGCTTACGATTGCCTCTGGAGATAGACAAGGCAGTTGAGGTGATCGTTGATGGTGTCGATCAACGCGTCGACGTCGGCCAGGCGAACGACCGCTATTTCTTATCGGTGGCAGTGATTGGGCTTGCGGCTGAGATCAATCGCCGAGCCAATCAGTTCAAACGGCTTCGTGTCAGTGCACTCTATACTGCCTTGACTGTGATCTCCGTGTTTCTCGATCGTCCTGTGCGATTCACGATTCAGTATGATGGCCAAATACGACAGTGCTTCAGTTGGCTGGTTGCGATTGGCAATACCTGGAGTAGTGCACGGGGGATGGCGTTAGTTCCGGCTGCCCGAGCCGACGATGGGATACTAGACGCCTGCATCGTCAATGGTATGGGAAAAATTGAATTGCTGTACACCTTCCCGCGCGTCTTTGCAGGTCGGCATATTTATTCGACCGGGATCGACTCGATTCGTGGACGCGAGCTTACGGTCAGCGCCGCATCTCCTTGTTCGGTATTCGCTGATGGTGAGTATGTTGGTCCGCTACCCATGACATTGCGAGCGGTACCGCGGGCGCTGCAAGTGCGAATGCCGAAGGTTCGCCAGCGGTAG
- a CDS encoding 3-hydroxy-3-methylglutaryl-CoA reductase, which translates to MKPSRSTSRQLPHWPRANRPEQLTERQDHLRALPHWHAAHHHVLSWPVTAEVLANFQECLAGHMVLPVGVVGPITLNLGQYSLTGDGMVQEDARQDDRVFVPLVHTEGGLSASIQRGISAVALAGGVKTYVLADRMTRDSCFVFRSTEEALSLARWIETQTVAMAKWLTISAREKRHTPQESRTTGETEKKALAPTAVMSTHAVLREVQTHVIGPMCHVLYRFTTGDACGPNMMTRNAYALNQQFVLERFSRETGITPLHVFLETNMGGDKKPSHAFFQFPGHGKVVVAEATLPGAVLRRVLRVSADSVVALEHAGLHGAHASGMQSFAFTPASAVAAIFAATGQDLGMVGTSSMTQATATRVDDGIHLTIRFSGLEVGTLGGGTSLPHAQAYLQLMDCLGTGKVYRFAQIIAATALCLELSAAASMATTGSENFLQAHFERGGVR; encoded by the coding sequence ATGAAACCCTCGCGTTCCACCTCTCGCCAATTACCGCATTGGCCTCGGGCCAATCGCCCCGAACAGCTCACTGAACGACAAGATCACTTGCGTGCTCTGCCACACTGGCATGCGGCTCATCATCATGTGCTGTCCTGGCCTGTTACGGCTGAGGTCTTGGCGAATTTCCAAGAATGCCTTGCTGGACACATGGTCCTTCCGGTTGGTGTCGTCGGACCTATCACGCTTAATCTCGGACAGTATTCGCTGACTGGAGACGGGATGGTGCAGGAGGATGCACGACAAGATGATCGTGTCTTTGTTCCACTAGTGCACACCGAAGGTGGACTGTCGGCGTCGATCCAGCGCGGGATTAGTGCTGTTGCCCTCGCTGGTGGAGTAAAGACTTACGTGCTGGCCGACCGCATGACGCGTGATTCGTGTTTTGTCTTCCGTTCCACCGAAGAAGCCCTGAGTCTTGCGCGGTGGATCGAGACACAGACGGTGGCGATGGCGAAATGGCTAACCATATCTGCTCGGGAAAAACGCCATACACCACAAGAATCCAGAACAACGGGAGAGACTGAAAAGAAAGCGTTGGCTCCAACTGCAGTGATGAGTACTCATGCGGTGTTACGTGAAGTGCAAACGCATGTGATCGGCCCGATGTGCCACGTCCTGTATCGCTTCACCACAGGTGATGCGTGTGGGCCAAATATGATGACTCGTAACGCCTATGCGTTGAATCAACAGTTCGTGCTTGAGCGATTTTCCCGTGAAACAGGTATCACCCCGCTCCACGTGTTCTTGGAAACAAACATGGGAGGAGACAAAAAACCGAGTCACGCGTTTTTTCAGTTTCCTGGCCATGGGAAGGTGGTCGTCGCAGAAGCAACCCTCCCAGGTGCTGTCCTGCGCCGCGTGTTACGGGTGAGTGCGGACAGCGTTGTGGCCTTGGAGCATGCAGGGTTGCATGGGGCCCATGCGAGTGGAATGCAATCGTTTGCGTTTACTCCGGCCTCGGCTGTGGCTGCAATCTTTGCTGCCACAGGGCAGGACCTCGGCATGGTAGGGACGAGTAGCATGACCCAGGCCACTGCGACGCGTGTCGATGATGGGATTCACCTCACTATTCGTTTCTCTGGCCTTGAAGTTGGTACACTCGGTGGCGGAACCAGCTTACCCCATGCACAAGCCTACCTCCAACTCATGGATTGCCTTGGCACGGGAAAAGTGTACCGCTTCGCACAGATCATTGCCGCGACAGCGTTATGCTTGGAGTTGTCGGCAGCCGCGAGTATGGCAACGACGGGAAGTGAGAATTTTCTCCAAGCGCATTTCGAGCGCGGTGGCGTTCGGTAA
- a CDS encoding CDP-diacylglycerol--glycerol-3-phosphate 3-phosphatidyltransferase: MNLPNCLTLLRIGAIPLFLILLTDGRYSEALVVFALAGITDSLDGAIARLTDSRTTLGSYIDPLADKLLLVSSFLILTFLGFIPHWLAILVISRDVIILLGFGVLFMITGRSIVIRPTFIGKACTFFQLLTVTQTLVALHNPEWRFSLLWYGTLALAGGATAVSGLQYLARAFQWLHAQEEEPPLQIAPETRGGSPELQQRYTVQERKTEATRS; the protein is encoded by the coding sequence CTGAATTTGCCGAACTGCCTAACCCTACTACGCATTGGGGCCATTCCGCTTTTTCTCATTCTTCTGACTGATGGGCGTTATTCGGAAGCGCTGGTGGTTTTTGCGTTAGCTGGTATCACGGATTCGCTTGATGGTGCGATTGCCCGCCTGACGGATTCTCGTACCACCTTGGGTTCGTACATCGACCCTTTAGCTGACAAACTCCTCCTGGTCAGCTCCTTTCTGATTTTGACCTTCTTGGGATTCATTCCCCACTGGTTAGCGATCCTGGTCATTAGTCGTGATGTCATTATCCTGCTCGGATTTGGTGTCTTATTCATGATCACTGGCCGGTCGATCGTGATCAGGCCGACGTTTATTGGTAAGGCGTGTACCTTTTTCCAATTGCTGACGGTGACGCAGACACTCGTAGCGTTGCATAATCCCGAATGGAGATTCTCGTTGTTGTGGTACGGCACATTAGCGCTCGCTGGTGGGGCGACGGCGGTATCAGGACTACAGTATTTGGCGCGGGCGTTTCAGTGGCTCCATGCGCAGGAAGAAGAGCCGCCGTTGCAGATCGCACCGGAAACTCGAGGGGGAAGTCCTGAGCTGCAACAGCGATACACAGTGCAGGAACGAAAGACCGAGGCAACCAGGAGTTGA
- the hflX gene encoding GTPase HflX, with amino-acid sequence MGRQRDLTDSIDPKAGYYYTSQPGPERVVLVGVERSRSDTRTANGVQFLAEDSLEELARLSDTAGLTVMGTISQPLRDGIHPATFIGSGKVYEVKELVIDTKANAVIFDDDLSPAQQRNLEKALGVKVIDRSQLILDIFAQRAQSLAGKLQVELAQLEYLQPRLTRQWSHLSRLGGGGVGTRGPGETQLEVDRRRIRERISTLKRRLHDVERTRSLQRQERERVPFPTVALVGYTNAGKSTLMNTLTRAGVLVEDKLFATLDPTSRRVDLPGGQPILVTDTVGFINKLPHQLVDAFKSTLEEVRTADVLLHVIDATHPRWEDQQHVVEQVLVELAAGEKPTLTVLNKLDRLPADEDAENSPRLLLHQAANSHGEGQVFGISARTGEGVPQLLLALDHYFEQSREMIHCELPLSAGQLLAWLRRSGKVVEEAYSETAVSVTALVSKKVAGQLRKRLAETPSEAV; translated from the coding sequence ATGGGACGACAACGCGACCTTACCGACAGCATTGATCCCAAGGCGGGTTATTACTACACCTCTCAGCCTGGACCGGAGCGAGTCGTCTTAGTTGGGGTGGAACGCTCGCGGTCCGATACCCGCACTGCTAACGGCGTCCAGTTTTTGGCCGAGGATTCACTTGAGGAGTTGGCACGCCTGAGTGATACGGCTGGGTTGACAGTGATGGGCACGATCAGCCAACCGTTACGTGACGGTATTCATCCCGCTACTTTCATTGGCTCGGGTAAAGTGTATGAGGTGAAAGAGCTGGTGATCGATACCAAAGCCAACGCTGTCATTTTTGATGATGATCTTTCTCCAGCGCAACAGCGGAATCTGGAAAAAGCACTGGGAGTGAAAGTCATCGACCGTAGCCAGTTGATTCTCGATATCTTTGCGCAGCGAGCGCAGAGTTTAGCCGGTAAGCTGCAAGTTGAACTCGCCCAGCTTGAATACTTACAGCCGCGACTGACACGCCAATGGTCCCATCTTTCGCGTTTAGGTGGCGGTGGCGTTGGCACGCGTGGCCCTGGTGAGACACAATTGGAAGTTGACCGTCGTCGTATTCGTGAGCGCATATCAACCTTAAAACGCCGCCTCCATGATGTTGAACGGACTCGCTCCCTACAGCGTCAAGAACGTGAGCGCGTGCCGTTTCCGACTGTCGCTTTGGTTGGGTATACCAACGCTGGGAAGTCCACGTTAATGAATACCTTAACCCGCGCTGGCGTGCTGGTTGAAGACAAACTGTTTGCGACGCTCGACCCCACCAGTCGCCGGGTGGACCTGCCTGGCGGACAACCCATACTCGTGACTGATACGGTGGGTTTCATTAACAAACTTCCACATCAACTCGTCGATGCGTTCAAGAGTACGCTGGAAGAGGTACGAACTGCGGATGTGCTACTTCACGTCATTGACGCGACCCATCCTCGTTGGGAAGACCAACAGCACGTGGTTGAACAGGTGTTGGTGGAATTGGCAGCTGGAGAGAAACCAACGCTGACGGTATTGAATAAGCTCGACCGTCTTCCTGCGGACGAAGACGCTGAAAACTCTCCTCGGCTCTTGTTGCATCAGGCTGCGAATTCGCACGGTGAGGGGCAGGTCTTTGGCATCTCGGCGCGAACCGGGGAAGGGGTACCGCAGCTCTTGTTAGCACTCGACCATTATTTCGAGCAAAGCCGCGAAATGATTCACTGCGAACTGCCGTTGAGCGCGGGACAATTGCTGGCGTGGTTGCGTCGCTCTGGCAAAGTGGTAGAAGAGGCGTACTCTGAGACAGCAGTCTCAGTAACCGCACTGGTTTCCAAAAAGGTTGCCGGGCAGTTACGAAAGCGGCTGGCAGAGACACCATCAGAGGCGGTATAG